Proteins from a single region of Runella sp. SP2:
- the sucC gene encoding ADP-forming succinate--CoA ligase subunit beta — translation MNIHEYQGKEILKKYGVRVQDGIVVDTPERAVEAYRTIAERTNSKFVVIKSQIHAGGRGKGQIVGSEQRGVQVVKSPDQARETATNLLGHVLVTHQTGPEGKKVNKIFLAEDAYYPGASEPKEFYMSILLDRAKGCPVIMASTEGGMDIEEVAEHSPEKIIKEWVDPRVGLQGFQARKIAFAFGLTGNAFKEMVKFVSALYSAYIESDAAMFEINPVLKTSDDKILAVDAKVNLDDNALIRHADLADMRDTNEEDPLEVEAGESNLNYVKLDGNVGCMVNGAGLAMATMDLIKLSGGEPANFLDVGGGANAKTVEAGFRIILKDPNVKAILINIFGGIVRCDRVATGVVEAYKAIGNIPVPIIVRLQGTNAEEGARIINESGLQVFSAIEFKEAAAKVTEVLKSLGL, via the coding sequence ATGAACATCCACGAGTACCAAGGAAAAGAAATACTCAAAAAATACGGTGTCAGAGTCCAAGACGGCATCGTGGTTGATACCCCAGAACGCGCAGTAGAAGCCTACCGCACTATCGCAGAACGTACAAATTCTAAGTTTGTCGTTATCAAATCTCAAATCCACGCAGGTGGACGCGGAAAGGGTCAAATTGTTGGTAGCGAACAACGCGGCGTTCAAGTGGTAAAATCACCTGACCAAGCTCGTGAAACAGCTACTAACCTCCTCGGACACGTGTTGGTGACGCACCAGACAGGCCCAGAAGGGAAAAAAGTAAACAAGATTTTCTTGGCAGAAGACGCTTACTACCCTGGAGCTTCGGAGCCTAAAGAATTTTACATGTCAATTCTTCTTGACCGTGCCAAAGGTTGCCCTGTTATCATGGCAAGTACCGAAGGTGGTATGGACATCGAAGAAGTTGCCGAACACTCTCCTGAAAAAATCATCAAAGAGTGGGTAGATCCTCGCGTAGGTTTGCAAGGTTTCCAAGCCCGCAAAATCGCGTTTGCGTTTGGCCTTACTGGCAATGCTTTCAAAGAAATGGTAAAATTTGTTTCGGCGCTTTACAGTGCGTACATCGAATCGGATGCGGCCATGTTTGAAATCAACCCTGTGTTGAAAACTTCTGACGATAAAATCTTAGCCGTTGACGCCAAAGTAAACCTTGATGACAACGCGCTCATCCGCCACGCCGACCTAGCCGACATGCGTGACACAAACGAAGAAGACCCGTTGGAAGTTGAAGCTGGCGAAAGCAACCTTAACTATGTAAAACTTGACGGAAACGTAGGTTGTATGGTAAACGGTGCTGGTTTGGCAATGGCTACCATGGACCTTATCAAATTATCAGGTGGTGAACCTGCCAACTTCTTGGACGTTGGTGGTGGCGCTAACGCAAAAACGGTTGAAGCTGGTTTTCGTATTATCTTGAAAGACCCGAACGTAAAAGCTATCTTGATCAACATCTTTGGTGGTATCGTTCGTTGCGACCGTGTAGCAACAGGGGTAGTTGAAGCTTACAAAGCCATCGGAAACATTCCAGTACCTATCATCGTCCGTTTGCAAGGAACCAATGCTGAAGAAGGTGCCCGCATCATCAACGAATCAGGTTTGCAAGTTTTTTCAGCCATTGAGTTCAAAGAAGCAGCCGCGAAAGTGACTGAAGTTTTGAAGTCGTTGGGTCTATAA